Part of the Gracilimonas sp. genome is shown below.
TTACACTTCAAAAAGGCATCGAAGGGCATTTGGTGCAGGGCCATGTAGATACCACCGGCACCATCACGGAAATTGAAAAAGAAGAAACCGGCTGGCTGATTACTGTAGAATACCCCGATAAGTTCACCGACATGATTGTAGGTCGTGGCAGCATCACCATGGAGGGCATCAGCCTCACCGTTGCACGTGAATCGGATAACAAGTTCACCGTTGCCATTATCCCTTACACCTGGGAACACACCAACCTTAAAGAAAAATCTGCAGGCGATTCTGTTAACCTCGAGTTTGACGTGATTGGGAAATACGTGGTTAAATACCTGGCTAAAATAGGCCGGGATTCTCTTTAACGTCCATATCCTGCGCCCGTAGGACTTGAACTTCTTTCCAAATTCTTGAGTACCGGAAGCTTCTGGAACAGGCTCTGTATCTGCGAACTATTTACACTCAACCGGAAGAAGTAGTATTGAAATTCTCCAAACGGATTGATCTGAAAGGATAGGTTCCAGCACTCCAGGTTTCGGGTTAAAGAAAACTGAGACGGAGTAAATTCCTTCGCAATAAAATCATATCCCACATTGGTGTTGAATTTCCATTTCGGCGTTAAGTTGAACGAAATGCTGCTTGCACGTATGGTTGCCCTTTTCCGTGGGCTTTGATTAAAGCGATAATTCCAGCTGTAACTGAAATTCAGGGATACACTCCATGGCGACCTGAAATCCGGAACCGGCTCCAAACCGAACCGGGAATCGACAGGGTTGAATATGGATTGGTTATAAGGATCATAGCGGCGGCGATATTCCGGAGTGTACACTTCAACCCCGTTCCCTCCCCGAAAAGAGGTACTCGCACTCAGTGAGAATGACTGAAGCTGAGCAAGTTTGTCACCGTCTTCAATGTAGTAGCGGTCTATTTCGTGACCCAAAGAATCTGTCTGATAAAATGAAAAACTGGCGTTCGCGCTCAGGTTCAGTCCCGAAATAGCATTCGAACTAATGGATGTACTCAGCGGACTCAGGTTCAAGCTGTCGGCCGCAAAGTTATAGGAAGTGCTTAGTGATAGGTTATCAATAAAGCGCAGATTCTTCTCGGTGACCTCTCCGGTGCTGTCACGTTTTACGATTTTCGTTTCAAATACATTTCCGAGCGAGAAGTTAATAGATCGCTGCTCTCCTCTGCCCGGTCCGGAAAAAATTTCATCTTCAAAAATGGAATACTTCCGTGTATTCCCGAGGCTATCGGTCTGTACTGTTCGGTAATAACCCCATCTTTCCGAACTAAAATCCGGCCGGTAGCTAAAACCAATCCTCGGTCGTGCGGTATGCCTGAATCCCTGCAGGTTCCCGATCCGCATGTTGGAAATTCCATATACCGTAGTACTGAAATTCAGGTTGGTGCTGAAATCGCGGGCCGCTTCAAAACCATACATTTTATCCGTTTCCACCCGGTTGGAATCAGCATTGTATGATTTCCGAATGGAAGAAGGGTACCAGTATTCATTTCCGCTTATGCCGGCAGATATATTTAAAAACTGGCTGGGTACGAGTTGCCCGATTTGTATACTTGCCGACTGCTGGAACCCTGCCTGAATATAGTTTTGATTGCCGGTCGCCTCTTCGTACAAGTCCCGGTCGGTCAGTGCTTCAAAAAACGTGACATCGGCACTATCGGCGTCAATAGGGTTATAATTGAATCTTGATCGGAGTGTGTTGTCGTAGTTTATGTTTATGGTTTCGTACCATCGCTGCTGACCACTGCCGGATGAACTGTTTTGAAAAGGAGAAAATGTTTGAAATCTGAAATTCGCAGATGGACCGCTTAGCTGTGTTGAGTAATTGCTAAAGTTCTGGTTCAGCTGAGCGTTAGTGCTGAAGGTAAACAGGTTCTCCGGGTGTTTGTAATTGTACGCCATTGTTGACCTTGAGTTCGTCTCGGCCCGGTCGTTAATGTCATAGGAATTTCTTCTCAGATAATCTTCTGTCCGAAGGTTTACGTTTGCAGATACCGACGCATATGGTGAAATCGTTTGGTTATGCTGAATGCCAATCGACTTTTGCACCCGTTGTTCAAAATCAGGGTCTGTAGGTTCCAGACCCCGGTCTTTTGAATACCCGATATCTAACGATCCGTTGTACCAGTTGGTTTTCCGGTACTGCATCCGCCCATTCAGGTAAAAGGTGCCGGAGGTGTAAATATCCCCATCCACTTGCCCGGTCAGGTAATCATTGAAATACTGAAACCACCCCACATTCTGAAGTCCCAATCCACGGTTGTTCTGATTTTGGAATGCATAGGTTGGCGTTAACAACCCCGACCTTTTCTTTTCAATATCTGTAGGCACGTAGCCAAATGGAAAAATCAGTGGATAGGGAATATCCAGTATATACAGCCGGGCATTGCTAAAAAACAGCTCATCCTGATCTACCACTTTCATCTTTTTGGCTTTGATGTAGTAGTAGAGATATTCAGGCGGACAGGTTGAGTATATCCCGTCTTCTATAAAAACCTCGCTCTCACTTACATTTTTGATTTTGGAGCCGATTAAGTGCCCTTCTGAAACCTGCACCTGCGCCGCTTCAAATTTCCCTTTTTTGGTTTTATAGTTAAAGAGAATGCGCGTGCTTTTTATTTCATCATTATCGCGGATTAATATCGGGCGGGAAAGCGTGTCTTCCGGGGTTTCCGTGGTTGCCTCTACGGTAGAGTTTTCGATATCCATATTAATCTCGCCGGCATTTAGCTCCCCGGATGTATGCTTTACTTTAGCTGATCCGAACAGAAAAGCCTTCTTCCCTTTAGAAAAATCGATGATTAGAGAATCAGAAGATTGAAACTGTACGGCATCATCAGGAACGGGGCTACTTCCCCCGGGAGCTGAGGAAGCCGGCTGTACCTGCGAGGTATCAGCAGCCGTAGATGTCGTATCTGTCTGTTGAGCAAACACAGGAGCTGTCATCAAAAAAAACAGGCAAATACCCGCCGCGTATTTGCCCATATGTGTCTTAATGACGGTAAGCATGTTTTTCTTTGATTAGGAAAAAGAGTCGAAAGCCAGCCCTGCAGCTCCAAGTAACGCACTGTCGTTACCAAGATCTTCATAAACCAGCTCAAATCCTTCTTTGAACGGCTCCATCATGTGTTTTCGTACAATGTCTCTTGCAGGCTCAAACAGAAAATCACCCGCTTTGGATACGCCGCCGCTTACCACGATTTTACGAATATCCATCATATGTACGTAGTTGATGATGGCATATCCCAGCCGCTGACCACTTTTGGCTAATATCTCTATCGCCAGCTCATTGCCTTCTTTTGCGGCATTAGTCAGGTCTATCGGTTCCAGTTTTTCGAAATCGTTGGAGAATTTTTCATACAACTCATTAGAAGGATTTTGAGTGATCAAATCAGTGGCAAACCGGCTTAAAAAACGCTGGCCAAGATAGGCTTCAACCGTCCCGCGGGTAACGCTGTTGGATAGCGGTCCATGATAATCGATAATCACATGGCCAAGCTCTCCGGCCATTCCTTGCGTGCCTTTATAAATATTCCGGTCGATGATAATTCCACCGCCTACCCCCGTTCCAAGGGTGATCATGATAAAGCTGTCGAAGTTTCTTCCAACACCAAAGTGTAATGAGCCAATAGCAGCTATGTTGGCATCATTCTCTATTTTGCAGGGAATGCCTGTTCGTTGAGTGATTTCCTCAGCGGCGTTTACGACTGTCCATCCTGGTAAATTCGGTGGGTGCTTAACCGT
Proteins encoded:
- a CDS encoding riboflavin synthase yields the protein MFTGIVQEVGKVAAVKSLNGGGKELKIACSFAGSCHEDESIAVNGVCLTVTAFDEETFTVQAVEETLRKTSTGELGKGNPVNLERSLTLQKGIEGHLVQGHVDTTGTITEIEKEETGWLITVEYPDKFTDMIVGRGSITMEGISLTVARESDNKFTVAIIPYTWEHTNLKEKSAGDSVNLEFDVIGKYVVKYLAKIGRDSL
- a CDS encoding putative LPS assembly protein LptD, with protein sequence MLTVIKTHMGKYAAGICLFFLMTAPVFAQQTDTTSTAADTSQVQPASSAPGGSSPVPDDAVQFQSSDSLIIDFSKGKKAFLFGSAKVKHTSGELNAGEINMDIENSTVEATTETPEDTLSRPILIRDNDEIKSTRILFNYKTKKGKFEAAQVQVSEGHLIGSKIKNVSESEVFIEDGIYSTCPPEYLYYYIKAKKMKVVDQDELFFSNARLYILDIPYPLIFPFGYVPTDIEKKRSGLLTPTYAFQNQNNRGLGLQNVGWFQYFNDYLTGQVDGDIYTSGTFYLNGRMQYRKTNWYNGSLDIGYSKDRGLEPTDPDFEQRVQKSIGIQHNQTISPYASVSANVNLRTEDYLRRNSYDINDRAETNSRSTMAYNYKHPENLFTFSTNAQLNQNFSNYSTQLSGPSANFRFQTFSPFQNSSSGSGQQRWYETININYDNTLRSRFNYNPIDADSADVTFFEALTDRDLYEEATGNQNYIQAGFQQSASIQIGQLVPSQFLNISAGISGNEYWYPSSIRKSYNADSNRVETDKMYGFEAARDFSTNLNFSTTVYGISNMRIGNLQGFRHTARPRIGFSYRPDFSSERWGYYRTVQTDSLGNTRKYSIFEDEIFSGPGRGEQRSINFSLGNVFETKIVKRDSTGEVTEKNLRFIDNLSLSTSYNFAADSLNLSPLSTSISSNAISGLNLSANASFSFYQTDSLGHEIDRYYIEDGDKLAQLQSFSLSASTSFRGGNGVEVYTPEYRRRYDPYNQSIFNPVDSRFGLEPVPDFRSPWSVSLNFSYSWNYRFNQSPRKRATIRASSISFNLTPKWKFNTNVGYDFIAKEFTPSQFSLTRNLECWNLSFQINPFGEFQYYFFRLSVNSSQIQSLFQKLPVLKNLERSSSPTGAGYGR
- a CDS encoding ROK family protein, with translation MKAIGVDLGGTNIKAAVVDDEKGIVEQVTTPTQAKLGKDHILNRIAETIGDLNRKYEIIGIGMGLPGMVSKDQTTVKHPPNLPGWTVVNAAEEITQRTGIPCKIENDANIAAIGSLHFGVGRNFDSFIMITLGTGVGGGIIIDRNIYKGTQGMAGELGHVIIDYHGPLSNSVTRGTVEAYLGQRFLSRFATDLITQNPSNELYEKFSNDFEKLEPIDLTNAAKEGNELAIEILAKSGQRLGYAIINYVHMMDIRKIVVSGGVSKAGDFLFEPARDIVRKHMMEPFKEGFELVYEDLGNDSALLGAAGLAFDSFS